From a region of the Deinococcus terrestris genome:
- a CDS encoding 50S ribosomal protein L11 methyltransferase translates to MLVYHLPGTFQTRETDLDALWEAGATGLEERAGTLRVYFDGRVPLPPSVSDGEWHEEADQDWQAEFRRTLRPVRAGRITIVAPWQQEEVEPGQLPLVIEPGMAFGTGHHATTRLAVEALSALGLDTRGPRGTGARVLDVGTGSGVLALAAALLGARFAFGVDIDPVTVPIARENAGINGVPASQVRFEEGTLGLDALTFPEEGVDAYDVVVANLYAELHDLLAGEYAAHLVPGGDLILTGILTGKLELVREALAREGFDDVRETVDGEWALVTARLPQ, encoded by the coding sequence ATGCTCGTGTACCACCTTCCCGGCACCTTCCAGACCCGCGAAACCGACCTCGACGCCCTGTGGGAGGCGGGCGCGACCGGGCTGGAGGAACGTGCGGGCACCCTCCGCGTGTACTTCGACGGGCGGGTGCCGCTGCCCCCCTCCGTCTCGGACGGCGAGTGGCACGAGGAAGCCGATCAGGACTGGCAGGCCGAGTTCCGCCGCACCCTGCGCCCGGTGCGGGCAGGCCGGATCACCATCGTGGCCCCGTGGCAGCAGGAGGAGGTGGAACCGGGGCAACTTCCGCTTGTCATCGAACCCGGCATGGCCTTCGGGACCGGGCACCACGCGACCACCCGGCTGGCGGTGGAGGCGCTCTCTGCGCTGGGGCTGGACACGCGCGGGCCGAGGGGCACGGGGGCGCGGGTCCTGGACGTGGGCACCGGCAGCGGCGTCCTCGCGCTCGCGGCGGCGTTGCTGGGTGCCCGCTTCGCCTTCGGGGTGGACATCGACCCCGTGACCGTGCCCATCGCGCGGGAGAATGCCGGGATCAACGGCGTGCCCGCCTCGCAGGTGCGCTTCGAGGAGGGCACGCTGGGGCTGGACGCGCTCACCTTTCCGGAGGAGGGGGTAGACGCCTACGACGTGGTCGTGGCGAACCTCTACGCCGAATTGCACGACCTGCTCGCCGGGGAGTACGCCGCGCACCTCGTGCCGGGGGGCGACCTGATTCTGACGGGCATCCTGACGGGCAAGCTGGAACTGGTGCGGGAGGCGCTGGCGCGGGAGGGCTTTGACGACGTGCGCGAGACGGTGGACGGCGAGTGGGCGCTGGTGACCGCCCGCCTGCCGCAGTGA
- the proC gene encoding pyrroline-5-carboxylate reductase, with the protein MKLAIVGVGKLGLALLEGVLSRGVMAPGEIGLLDANAGRASDLASRTGAALIGASDLRFAERVLVSVQPRVFPEISEWLAQENAGYISTMAGVSTNTLSRRLGTKRVVRVMPNLAATIGRSQTAITAPREAELSGDLEFARSLFGAVGDVYDLPEHLFNAFTGMSASGPAYAALVAEALADGAVRMGLPRALAHELAAKALVATGELLQQRAHPGLLKDEVASPGGTTIAGLEVLEAAGVRGAVMRAVVAATRRGSDLGKDQE; encoded by the coding sequence ATGAAACTCGCCATCGTCGGCGTCGGGAAGCTGGGTCTGGCCCTGCTGGAAGGGGTCTTGTCGCGCGGGGTGATGGCGCCGGGAGAGATCGGGCTGCTGGACGCGAACGCGGGGCGGGCCTCCGACCTGGCCTCGCGCACGGGGGCGGCGCTCATCGGAGCGTCCGACCTGCGCTTCGCCGAGCGGGTGCTCGTCAGCGTGCAGCCGCGCGTCTTTCCCGAAATCAGCGAGTGGCTCGCGCAGGAAAACGCCGGGTACATCAGCACGATGGCCGGAGTCAGCACGAATACCCTCTCCCGCCGCCTGGGAACCAAGCGGGTGGTGCGGGTGATGCCCAACCTCGCGGCGACCATCGGCCGGAGCCAGACGGCAATCACCGCCCCGCGCGAGGCGGAGCTGTCGGGTGACCTCGAGTTCGCCCGGTCCCTCTTTGGCGCCGTGGGCGACGTGTACGACCTCCCCGAGCACCTCTTCAACGCCTTTACCGGCATGAGTGCCTCCGGCCCCGCCTATGCCGCGCTGGTGGCCGAGGCTCTGGCCGACGGCGCGGTGCGGATGGGCCTGCCCCGCGCCCTGGCCCACGAACTCGCGGCCAAGGCCCTCGTGGCGACGGGTGAACTCCTCCAGCAGCGGGCGCATCCCGGCCTGCTCAAAGATGAGGTCGCCAGTCCCGGCGGCACCACCATCGCCGGGCTGGAGGTGCTGGAGGCGGCGGGCGTGCGCGGCGCGGTGATGCGGGCGGTCGTGGCGGCGACGCGCCGGGGCAGCGATCTCGGGAAGGATCAGGAGTAG
- a CDS encoding tetratricopeptide repeat protein, with protein MKRRTLGPLLAAATLSAALAQTQAPPTQTPPAAPASAQPAAPATPQAAPLPAANYVALGNFYYGRGNFDQAYVAFRAAAEIDSRNSDALLGLGRSQVKLRLYAPAIETLRRLTTQDPRNLSGHLALAQAYQQQFIGAGDRASVSGNLAQALGVLTQAEALAQATPEAERNLNLSKVWNERGNVLRLQGAAGQAIEAFKQASALNPENGLILFNLGDMYYATGNLVAALDSLQRAVITDPADAYNRAYYAKLLALSGNVTAAKPEAAQAARLAPSNPYAVGQYGVVSYLSRDPVTARAQLTQAVRLDPLRYPEFYYYLGRLDLDAGDLRAARENLTRAAALGSTTAEYAYYLGLSYERGAGTIAPDRLKARENYERALKLNPGYALAREGLTRVR; from the coding sequence GTGAAACGACGTACCCTCGGCCCGCTGCTCGCGGCGGCCACCCTGTCTGCGGCCCTGGCCCAGACCCAGGCGCCCCCGACGCAGACGCCTCCGGCGGCTCCCGCCTCGGCGCAGCCCGCGGCCCCGGCGACTCCCCAGGCGGCCCCGCTGCCTGCCGCGAACTACGTGGCGCTGGGCAACTTCTACTACGGCCGGGGCAACTTCGATCAGGCCTACGTGGCCTTCCGCGCCGCCGCCGAGATCGACTCCCGCAACAGCGACGCCCTGCTGGGCCTGGGCCGCTCGCAGGTCAAGCTGCGGCTCTACGCGCCCGCCATCGAGACGCTGCGGCGCCTGACCACCCAGGACCCCCGCAACCTCAGCGGGCACCTCGCGCTCGCGCAGGCGTACCAGCAGCAGTTTATCGGGGCGGGGGACCGCGCCAGCGTGTCGGGCAATCTCGCCCAGGCGCTGGGCGTGCTCACGCAGGCCGAGGCCCTCGCGCAGGCGACGCCCGAAGCCGAACGCAACCTCAACCTCAGCAAGGTCTGGAACGAGCGTGGCAACGTGCTGCGGCTTCAGGGGGCGGCGGGACAGGCCATCGAGGCCTTCAAGCAGGCCAGCGCCCTCAACCCCGAAAACGGGCTGATCCTGTTCAACCTGGGCGATATGTACTACGCCACCGGAAATCTCGTGGCGGCGCTCGACAGCCTGCAGCGGGCGGTCATCACCGACCCCGCCGACGCCTACAACCGCGCCTACTACGCCAAGCTGCTCGCTCTGAGCGGCAACGTCACGGCGGCCAAGCCCGAAGCGGCGCAGGCGGCCCGCCTCGCTCCGAGCAACCCCTACGCGGTGGGCCAGTACGGCGTCGTGAGCTACCTCAGCCGCGATCCGGTGACGGCGCGGGCGCAGCTCACACAGGCGGTGCGGCTCGACCCCCTGCGTTATCCCGAGTTCTACTACTACCTGGGGCGCCTTGACCTTGACGCGGGGGACCTGCGGGCGGCCCGCGAGAACCTGACGCGGGCGGCCGCGCTCGGCAGCACGACCGCCGAGTATGCCTATTACCTAGGCCTCAGCTACGAGCGCGGCGCGGGGACCATCGCGCCCGACCGCCTCAAGGCCCGCGAGAACTACGAGCGGGCGCTCAAGCTCAATCCAGGCTACGCCCTGGCCCGCGAAGGCCTGACGCGCGTCCGCTGA
- a CDS encoding inorganic pyrophosphatase has product MTSPREWGGVVEWSRGTLDRWVWRGGEVVPYRQEPWAAPVNYGCLPGLLNPADGSDVDAVWLGEPLAVGTRLTLPPAGLLHLADGDHKVIFGSLEEHHGGDLLALLAWFGPEREARLLGPEDAEAWLAGLEQQSAAPGA; this is encoded by the coding sequence ATGACCTCTCCCCGCGAGTGGGGGGGCGTGGTGGAGTGGTCGCGCGGCACCCTGGACCGCTGGGTGTGGCGCGGCGGCGAGGTCGTGCCCTATCGCCAGGAACCCTGGGCCGCCCCGGTGAACTACGGCTGCCTGCCGGGCCTGCTCAACCCCGCCGACGGCAGCGACGTGGACGCGGTGTGGCTGGGTGAGCCCCTGGCGGTGGGCACCCGCCTGACCCTTCCTCCCGCCGGACTGCTGCACCTCGCGGACGGCGACCACAAGGTCATCTTCGGGAGTCTGGAGGAGCATCACGGCGGCGACCTTCTCGCGCTGCTGGCGTGGTTTGGCCCCGAACGAGAGGCCCGGCTGCTGGGGCCGGAGGACGCGGAGGCGTGGTTGGCGGGGCTGGAGCAACAGTCGGCAGCCCCAGGCGCGTGA
- a CDS encoding CTP synthase, which yields MKYIFVTGGVVSSLGKGVASASLGALLRARGYKVTAVKIDPYINIDAGTMRPYEHGEVFVTASGAETDLDIGNYERFLDLDIPPGSNITTGQVYLEVIRRERAGDYLSQTVQVIPHVTDEIKRRIRAAGENAGAEIVLIEVGGTVGDIESLPFLEAIRQFRFDEGDENVLYLHLTLVPYLGTSNEFKTKPTQHSVATLRSVGISPDIVMVRSKEKLPPEITRKIALFTSVRENRVFSSYDVGHVYEVPLALEEQGLGKAVEDLLGLERTHPNLGVWQNAVRTIKHPANEVTIALAGKYTEMPDAYLSLLESLTHAGIANDARVNIKWVNAEELTDGDLESQLGDADGILVPGGFGIRGIEGKIRAAEYARMRGVPYLGICLGMQIAVIEYARHMAGLEGANSAEFDPYAPHKVVDLMPEQLEVGGLGGTMRLGDWPMDLRAGTKIAELYGVPGGGTVKERHRHRYEVNPAYVEQLQAAGLTISGVTPGVAGRGAGLVESIEIADHPFFVALQAHPEFKSRPMRPSPPFAGFVAAALESGQRPAASSQPEKAEA from the coding sequence ATGAAATACATCTTCGTGACAGGCGGCGTGGTCAGCAGCCTCGGCAAGGGCGTGGCGAGTGCTTCGCTGGGCGCCCTCCTACGAGCGCGGGGCTACAAGGTCACGGCGGTCAAGATCGACCCCTACATCAACATCGACGCGGGCACCATGCGCCCCTACGAACACGGCGAGGTCTTCGTCACGGCGTCGGGGGCCGAAACCGACCTCGATATCGGCAACTACGAACGCTTTCTCGACCTCGACATTCCGCCGGGCAGCAACATCACGACCGGGCAGGTCTACCTCGAAGTCATTCGCCGCGAACGGGCCGGGGATTACCTCTCGCAAACGGTGCAGGTCATCCCGCACGTCACCGACGAGATCAAGCGCCGCATCCGCGCAGCAGGGGAGAACGCGGGCGCCGAGATCGTCCTGATCGAGGTGGGCGGCACGGTGGGCGACATCGAGTCGCTGCCCTTCCTCGAAGCCATCCGGCAGTTCCGTTTCGACGAGGGCGACGAGAACGTCCTGTACCTGCACCTCACGCTGGTGCCGTACCTGGGCACGTCGAACGAGTTCAAGACCAAGCCCACCCAGCACTCGGTCGCCACCCTGCGCAGCGTGGGCATCAGCCCCGACATCGTGATGGTGCGCTCCAAGGAGAAGCTGCCGCCTGAGATCACCCGCAAGATCGCCCTCTTTACCAGCGTGCGGGAAAACCGGGTCTTTTCCAGTTACGACGTGGGCCACGTCTACGAGGTGCCGCTCGCGCTGGAGGAGCAGGGCCTGGGCAAGGCCGTCGAGGACCTGCTGGGGCTGGAGCGCACCCACCCCAACCTGGGGGTGTGGCAGAACGCGGTGCGGACGATCAAGCACCCGGCAAACGAGGTCACCATCGCCCTGGCGGGCAAGTACACCGAGATGCCCGACGCCTACCTCAGCCTGCTGGAGTCCCTGACGCACGCGGGAATCGCCAACGACGCCCGCGTGAACATCAAGTGGGTGAACGCCGAGGAGCTGACGGACGGCGACCTCGAATCGCAACTTGGGGACGCCGACGGCATTCTCGTTCCGGGTGGCTTCGGCATTCGCGGCATTGAGGGCAAGATTCGCGCCGCCGAGTACGCCCGCATGCGCGGGGTGCCGTACCTGGGCATCTGCCTGGGCATGCAGATCGCGGTGATCGAGTACGCCCGCCACATGGCCGGGTTAGAGGGAGCCAACTCTGCCGAGTTCGATCCCTACGCGCCGCACAAGGTCGTGGACCTGATGCCCGAGCAACTGGAGGTGGGGGGACTGGGCGGCACCATGCGCCTCGGCGACTGGCCGATGGACCTCCGCGCCGGGACGAAGATCGCCGAGCTGTACGGCGTGCCGGGGGGCGGCACCGTCAAGGAACGCCACCGCCACCGCTACGAGGTCAATCCCGCCTACGTGGAGCAACTTCAGGCCGCCGGGCTGACAATCAGCGGCGTGACCCCCGGCGTGGCGGGGCGCGGGGCCGGACTCGTGGAGAGCATCGAGATCGCGGACCACCCCTTCTTTGTGGCACTGCAAGCCCACCCCGAGTTCAAGAGCCGTCCGATGCGGCCCAGCCCGCCCTTCGCGGGGTTCGTGGCGGCGGCGCTGGAGAGCGGTCAGCGGCCAGCGGCCAGCAGCCAACCGGAGAAGGCCGAAGCCTAA
- the sodA gene encoding superoxide dismutase [Mn]: protein MAYQLPSLPYAYDALEPHIDARTMEIHHTRHHQTYIDNANKALEGTGMEDMAVEQLIQQLDQVPADKKGALRNNAGGHANHSLFWQVMTPNGQGQPQGELAGAIEQAFGSFDAFKQKFEDAGKTRFGSGWAWLVVQNGELAVVSTANQDNPLMGESISGTSGTPILGVDVWEHAYYLNYQNKRPDYLAAFWNVVNWDEVARRYTEARGQ from the coding sequence ATGGCTTACCAACTGCCCTCCCTGCCCTACGCCTACGACGCCCTCGAACCCCACATCGACGCGCGGACGATGGAGATTCACCACACCCGGCACCACCAGACCTACATCGACAACGCGAACAAGGCGCTGGAGGGAACCGGGATGGAGGATATGGCGGTCGAGCAATTGATCCAGCAGCTCGATCAGGTCCCGGCTGACAAGAAGGGCGCCCTGCGCAACAACGCGGGCGGCCACGCCAACCACAGCCTCTTCTGGCAGGTTATGACCCCGAACGGGCAGGGCCAGCCGCAGGGCGAACTCGCGGGGGCCATCGAGCAGGCCTTCGGGTCCTTTGACGCCTTCAAGCAGAAGTTCGAGGACGCGGGCAAAACGCGCTTCGGCTCGGGCTGGGCCTGGCTGGTCGTGCAAAACGGCGAGCTGGCCGTCGTCTCCACCGCCAACCAGGACAATCCGCTGATGGGCGAGTCGATTTCCGGCACGAGTGGCACCCCGATTCTGGGCGTGGACGTGTGGGAGCACGCCTACTACCTGAACTACCAGAACAAGCGCCCCGACTACCTCGCGGCCTTCTGGAACGTCGTCAACTGGGACGAGGTCGCCCGCCGCTACACCGAGGCCAGGGGCCAGTAA
- a CDS encoding TSUP family transporter gives MPGPEVLLYGIPLAFLAGFIDAVAGGGGTITLPTLFFMGLTPAQTVATNKLLAIFGSGSATVQYWRKGHVERGLVLRLIPLALVGSALGAFLVRFVDPDAFRTLVGVVILGVGALVLANKRFGLEDRYPGLTARTLALTLPGAFIIGIYDGFLGPGTGTFLMFLFALAGFNLVRSSGNARTINFATNVGAFLFFLIGGQMVWWIGLPMGVANAAGAFVGARMAMLRGSGFVKVIYGVIVVLVAARLLFA, from the coding sequence GTGCCCGGCCCCGAAGTCCTGCTCTACGGCATTCCGCTCGCGTTCCTCGCGGGATTTATCGACGCGGTGGCGGGCGGCGGCGGCACCATCACGTTGCCCACGCTCTTTTTCATGGGCCTGACCCCTGCGCAGACGGTCGCCACCAACAAGCTGCTCGCCATCTTCGGGTCGGGGAGCGCCACGGTGCAGTACTGGCGCAAGGGGCACGTGGAGCGTGGGCTGGTGCTGCGGCTGATTCCGCTCGCGCTGGTGGGGAGTGCGCTGGGGGCTTTTCTGGTGCGCTTCGTGGACCCGGACGCCTTTCGCACGCTGGTCGGCGTGGTGATCCTGGGGGTGGGGGCGCTGGTGCTGGCGAACAAGCGCTTCGGCCTGGAGGACCGTTACCCCGGCCTCACCGCCCGCACCCTCGCGCTGACGCTGCCGGGTGCTTTCATCATCGGCATCTATGACGGCTTCCTGGGGCCGGGGACAGGCACCTTCCTGATGTTCCTGTTCGCGCTGGCGGGCTTCAATCTGGTGCGATCCAGCGGCAATGCCCGCACGATCAACTTTGCCACCAACGTCGGGGCCTTCCTGTTCTTCCTGATCGGGGGACAGATGGTGTGGTGGATCGGGCTCCCGATGGGCGTGGCGAACGCGGCGGGCGCCTTCGTGGGGGCGCGGATGGCGATGCTGCGCGGCAGCGGCTTCGTGAAGGTGATCTACGGGGTGATCGTGGTGCTCGTCGCAGCGCGGCTGCTGTTCGCGTAA
- the coaE gene encoding dephospho-CoA kinase (Dephospho-CoA kinase (CoaE) performs the final step in coenzyme A biosynthesis.): MPSPSPAQPRRLGLTGSIGAGKSTVAALLRGRGLTVLDADEVAREVTRDPAVLAEIEAEFPGVVRGGELDRAALAERVFGDPARLAVLNGITHPRVRARMRALEQEAAARGEEWIVQDVPLLFEGELQGQMDAVLVVDAPLEVRVSRVMARSGLSREAVLTRDARQMPAEEKRRRATVVLDNGGELGALAEQVDRALAALGIGQEKSPSLS; encoded by the coding sequence ATGCCTTCTCCCTCCCCTGCCCAGCCGCGCCGACTGGGCCTGACCGGCAGCATCGGCGCGGGCAAGAGCACGGTGGCGGCCCTGTTGCGCGGGCGCGGCCTGACTGTCCTCGACGCCGACGAGGTCGCCCGCGAGGTGACCCGCGACCCAGCCGTACTGGCCGAGATCGAGGCCGAGTTTCCCGGCGTGGTACGGGGCGGCGAACTCGACCGGGCGGCCCTCGCGGAGCGGGTATTTGGCGACCCGGCACGCCTCGCGGTGCTGAACGGCATCACCCATCCCCGCGTGCGGGCGCGGATGCGGGCGCTGGAACAGGAGGCCGCCGCCCGTGGGGAGGAGTGGATCGTGCAGGACGTGCCCCTGCTGTTCGAGGGCGAGCTGCAGGGGCAAATGGACGCCGTGCTCGTCGTGGATGCTCCGCTGGAGGTGCGCGTCTCCCGCGTCATGGCCCGCTCCGGCCTGAGCCGTGAGGCGGTGCTGACGCGGGACGCCCGCCAGATGCCCGCCGAGGAAAAACGGCGGCGGGCGACCGTCGTGCTGGACAACGGTGGAGAGCTGGGGGCATTGGCCGAGCAGGTGGACAGGGCACTGGCCGCGCTGGGCATCGGGCAAGAGAAAAGCCCCAGCCTGAGCTGA
- a CDS encoding 16S rRNA (uracil(1498)-N(3))-methyltransferase: protein MAEHRVRVPALAPQMILGPREARHLHVLRLRPGDPVRVFDGQGAEASATVEELDDTRAVLALGERVAGAAETPQPVTLAVALLKGDKLADVVRAATELGAARVQLLVTRHADAREIGGQKLTRLRRVAEEASKQSRRAVTPEVLDPVGLADLTWEGQLFVAQPGSRERLTEHLTWNAPVTVLTGPEGGLSDAEVAALTARGAVAVTLGPRILRAETAPVALLGAIVATGV from the coding sequence ATGGCCGAGCACCGCGTCCGTGTCCCGGCCCTGGCTCCACAGATGATCCTGGGGCCGCGTGAGGCCCGGCACCTGCATGTGCTGCGGCTGCGGCCCGGCGACCCCGTGCGCGTCTTCGACGGCCAGGGGGCCGAGGCCAGCGCAACGGTGGAGGAACTGGACGACACCCGCGCTGTCCTTGCCCTGGGGGAGCGGGTGGCGGGCGCCGCCGAGACGCCGCAGCCCGTCACGCTGGCCGTTGCGCTGCTGAAGGGCGACAAGCTCGCGGACGTGGTGCGGGCGGCCACCGAACTGGGCGCGGCCCGCGTGCAACTGCTCGTCACCCGCCACGCCGACGCCCGCGAAATCGGCGGCCAGAAGCTCACGCGCCTGCGCCGGGTCGCCGAGGAAGCCAGCAAGCAGTCGCGCCGGGCGGTGACGCCGGAGGTGCTCGACCCCGTCGGGCTGGCCGACCTCACCTGGGAGGGCCAGTTGTTCGTCGCCCAACCCGGCAGCCGGGAACGCCTGACCGAGCACCTGACCTGGAATGCCCCCGTCACGGTGCTCACCGGACCAGAGGGTGGCCTCTCGGACGCGGAGGTCGCGGCCTTGACCGCACGGGGCGCGGTCGCCGTCACCCTCGGCCCACGCATCCTGCGGGCGGAGACGGCCCCGGTCGCGCTGCTGGGGGCGATCGTGGCGACCGGGGTGTAG
- the msrA gene encoding peptide-methionine (S)-S-oxide reductase MsrA yields MTSHSGGQTEQAILAGGCFWCTEAVLKDVRGVLGVESGYIGGHTPNPDYRSVCSGTTGHAEAVRVTFDPAQVSFRDLLTLFFATHDPTSLNRQGADVGTQYRSAVFPLTPEQERTTREVMAHLTAQGIFDRPIVTTIEPATVFYVAEDYHQDYYANNPRQPYCMAVIAPKVSKLRKEYGDRLRA; encoded by the coding sequence ATGACCTCACACAGTGGCGGACAGACCGAGCAGGCGATTCTGGCGGGCGGGTGCTTCTGGTGCACCGAGGCCGTGCTGAAGGACGTGCGCGGCGTCCTGGGGGTGGAAAGCGGCTACATCGGCGGCCACACCCCCAACCCCGACTACCGCAGCGTGTGCAGCGGCACGACCGGGCACGCCGAGGCGGTGCGGGTGACCTTCGACCCCGCGCAGGTGAGCTTCCGCGATCTGCTGACGCTCTTTTTCGCCACCCACGACCCCACCAGCCTCAACCGCCAGGGGGCCGATGTGGGCACCCAGTACCGCTCGGCGGTCTTTCCGCTGACGCCGGAGCAGGAGCGGACCACCCGCGAGGTCATGGCCCACCTGACCGCGCAGGGCATCTTTGACCGCCCCATCGTGACCACGATTGAACCCGCGACCGTGTTCTATGTCGCCGAGGACTACCATCAGGACTACTACGCCAACAACCCTCGCCAGCCTTACTGCATGGCCGTGATCGCGCCGAAGGTCAGCAAGCTCCGCAAGGAGTACGGCGACCGCCTGCGGGCCTGA